From a single Miscanthus floridulus cultivar M001 chromosome 8, ASM1932011v1, whole genome shotgun sequence genomic region:
- the LOC136477892 gene encoding probable phospholipid hydroperoxide glutathione peroxidase produces MPPRPAPLFSRLRFRLPTCAAIPISPPPSSAPPLRYGRHTRLASPFPLSTPCQRILRAATAVSSSLDLRSISGGFALFSMAAASSATSVHDFIVKDASGKDVDLSTYKGKVLLIVNVASQCGLTNSNYTELSQLYEKYKDQGFGILAFPCNQFGGQEPGTNEEIVQFACTRFKAEYPIFDKVDVNGDNTAPIYKFLKSSKGSLFGENIKWNFSKFLVDKEGRVVERYAPTTSPLSIEKDIKKLLGSSSTL; encoded by the exons ATGCCTCCCCGCCCCGCCCCACTATTCTCTCGCCTGCGCTTCCGCCTCCCGACGTGCGCCGCTATCCCCATCTCCCCCCCTCCATCCTCCGCGCCGCCCCTGCGCTACGGCCGTCACACTCGCCTCGCTAGCCCCTTCCCTCTGTCCACACCTTGCCAGCGCATCCTCCGCGCCGCCACCGCGGTCTCGTCGTCGCTGGATCTGCGCTCGATATCCGGCGGGTTCGCACTGTTCAGCATGGCTGCTGCCTCCTCCGCCACCTCCGTCCACGACTTCATCGTCAAG GATGCTAGCGGGAAAGATGTGGACCTTAGCACCTACAAGGGGAAGGTTCTGCTCATAGTCAATGTTGCATCTCAGTG TGGCTTGACCAATTCCAACTACACAGAGCTGAGCCAGTTGTAtgagaagtacaaggaccagG GTTTTGGGATCCTTGCTTTCCCATGCAACCAGTTCGGTGGGCAGGAGCCTGGCACTAATGAGGAGATTGTTCAGTTTGCTTGCACTCGCTTCAAGGCTGAATATCCAATTTTCGACAAG GTTGATGTCAATGGTGACAATACTGCACCCATCTACAAGTTCCTGAAGTCCAGCAAAGGTAGTCTCTTTGGTGAGAACATAAAATGGAACTTCTCCAAGTTCTTGGTTGACAAAGAGGGGCGTGTTGTGGAGCGGTACGCACCAACAACTTCCCCACTGAGCATCGAG AAGGACATCAAGAAGCTACTAGGGAGTTCTTCAACCTTGTAA